DNA from Rhinoderma darwinii isolate aRhiDar2 chromosome 6, aRhiDar2.hap1, whole genome shotgun sequence:
gcgcagcatgctgcgctattgtctctggaAATTTCCAGTAATCCCTGCGGGAACTGTGACTGGGGCCCTTAACTGCGCCTACAATGCAGATGTCAACAAAGCCTTACTTAGTGCAGTTTTGCAAAACATCTACCTAGAATctgtcaacaagctgctgttgacggATCTGTAATGTCTGTATAGTACTCTGAGTGCACATGGGTGAATCTGTGTTAATAAttgtgattgtgtgtgtgtgtgtgtgtgtgtgtgtgtgtgtgtgttaaagagcctgttttttttattctatttattttttatttattcacacAAGTCCTAAGTAGTAAAATCAACAGCAGCTACTTGGCTTGCTGATGGTATCCAGATAGtaacatacatatatttttttctacacgGCAGATATGAGCTTTGAAATTAATCTTCATTATGTTTTAGTTGTCATTTATTTTAGAGATGGTGATTTGTACATTTTGTTGACTACGCCGTGACGGGGATTGTAGGCGGAGCTTGCTATATATTACCATAATTTAGGCTATTAACTGCATTATAAGATTGATGTTGATTGGTGCTCATACACATCTAACCTTTCGGCCTGGTCCTGCAGGGAAGAACCTCAGGTTCGGGTAACCTCTTACTCTCAGCCCATCAATTTCATTTGCGGTGCCATCTATTTTAGCGATGATGACATTTTCATGGTCCTTGTATTTTTCGCCAAGCTCCTCCCAAATGGGTTCCAGCTCCTTACAGTGAGTACACCAAGGCGCGTCTACAACAGGAGAGTTACATGGGTTAACCAGAAATCGCTTTCCATCAAGTTTATCTTACAGCTTTGGTCTAGCGGAAAGGAAATAATACTGTTTttaataacaaccagcagaagtgtgaatacagctctggagcataatagatGCTGGAAATGTGAAATGGTGTTCAAATACTTTAAGGAAAGTGCCAAACTGATTATTCTAGGCAATTCTTCGGTAGTTTGCCAGCAAGAGGACAACCATTCTGATGGTGGATGTTTCTTATGTACTTACAGAATTCTACAAAAACGTTCTTCGTCTCGTCGTACGCGACGTTTTCGAAGTTCTTGCCAACGAGAACTTTAACAGGCTTCTTATCCCAGTCTTCGGGAATTTCTTCACTTAACAGATTTTGCTAAATTCAAAGCAAGAAACGTATaataatcagcgaaaaataattaTACGGGATTCTGGAGCGGAAAATCTCAAATCTCATGATTCTTGTAATCGTTATCGGTACCTTTAGTTTACCATCCAGCACCGCCTGGCAAAATTCTTTGACGGTCTCGGCCGTTATTATGTCGTTATTGAAGATAAACTTCTTCACCTGCTCAATGTTGATCAAACGGATGGTGGGAATATCTGCGTTAGTGAGTCCAAAGTACTCCAGAACCCCTGAATGAGGCCCATCGGAATTAATTACCACAAATAGGATCTGTaggataaaaaaagtgaaaatttttcaaaaaattaaaggaaaactccatTGCGGTAATTGCATACACATAGCATCGGTAATATATACTTTGGTACGCTCAAGGATTAGGGTTAGTTATTTCTCTTCCTGTAGCCCCCACTCCATACGTTTTGCTGGTTAAGTGAGTTCAGGTTGCCTAGCAGCATCTTCTGTtcttgtctgggtgaccaccgGTTTCATACATGTGTCTACACTCGTTGAAGTGGTCACTGGAAGGAAGTTGTTCATCCCAAGTCCTGCTTTGCCAACACCCAGCGATCAGGCGTTCTCTCTCGCCTACGTATGTGGTATTACATAGAGACCATGAATGGTCAACTATACATGACATTGGTGCGTTGAGTCCTCTAGAGCGGGAGCTGTTTTGACTACTAGGGGGAGTGCCAAAAGGGGACCCCCTGTATGATGTCATCATAGCCGAATAGGGCCCAGAATCTTCCCATGCCAAACTGTAATGTGTGACTTTATTAGGTCAGCGGATGAGTCCTTACCTTTCCTTTGAAATCCGGTGCTGCCTGTCGGAAGTTCTCCAGGAGTTGAAGTTGATCTTCAATGGTTTTATTAATAAATAGTAATAAGTGGTTGGGAATCTTGGCTGCGAAGATTTTTTCTGACGtctgttaattttaaaaaatatatatatttaaaaaaataaaaaaaatacacataaaagaagaatattttttttacatcaatttaaaaaattgaaaatattCAAAATCATCTGTTGTAATGTTGATGCAGTCAAATTTAATTATTTTGCCTACAAGAAACTTGCATTGAGATTCAGtttttcaaaggggttgtctcatgaagatcactcctgtccatatgtcctataagGGCATATGGCTGTCAACGAGGGGGTACCTTGCTCGGGACCCGTTCTTcgagccagaacagagagctgCAATGTAATACTAAATTTCCTCTGCAGGGGGAGGTGCGTGGCTGGCcgcagcaaaatcagctgtttgcagggGGAGTGTCGGGAGCAAGATACAGGGTGATCAGCCGATCGCCGCACCGGTGCCCATATGAAAGGGGTTCTTTGTGATGAGAACCCCCTTTAATATATCGCTTAATATCAACAGTAGTAGCACTAAACCTAAAGGGGTTCTCTGATTTGGGCAATctttttgttaaaagggtccccCAATGATCTGCAGTAATCTGTGGGGGATAGAgtggcaagtgttcaatttccctgcagtgccaccacaggagaaaagaagtattgaaatcaatgggctatccAGGTAATGCACGACgtaccaggtcctccagagtgatagACGCTAGTTGTCGCCGCTCTTCACTCTGGCCGGTTGATGAAGCTCCTCAAAGAGGGACCCCTCTCTATTAAATCaggatgaaaatgggttttctaaacaagacagcccctttaaggacAAAAACCTTCAAAAAAGCATTGAAGAAGTTGAGCTGTCCTCATAGACATGAGCTTGTGGGGAAAGTCTCATCAATGACCAACTTTACTTTGGCTGCAGAAGACTTTTGTATAGCAATTTGTTACAGAACTCTAAAGCCTTCATATACCTGATCGTTGTATTCTGTGACCAGATCCATGCTGTTGACCATAAGGAACCTAACAAGCTCCTCTTTGTCGAAACCCAGATCCTCATCTCCTTTGTACTCGTATTTCCCTTCAGGCTatttaaaaaggaaataaaaaagcaaaaagtcATATATATTGTACCAAATCGATGGTAATGTACAACCTCCCGTCTTTGTGAAGCATTGGATGGAGAACACCAGTCATTAAATCATAGTGGTCCCAAAAGAGTTCCCATCAAGACCATGAAGAACCCAAAACTAAGACCCAAATATTTAAATCCCAACAAAACCCCAAAACTGAAGCTCAATATACAGTAATTATTCCCAACAAGACATAATGTATGAAGGACGAGCTCGTACACTCTTGAAAAAGATGACGCTGTCTTTAGTAACTCCGTATTTCTTGAGTATTTCTTCTTTATGAGCAATCGCAAAGTTGAAGTCTTCAGTGTTTGATGCAACCTCATTGAATATTTTCAGGTCAGCGTCCTCAGGATCCTGGagaattacaaaaataaaatcatCAAAAAGTTGAGATGGGTAAAGTCAACCTCAGGTGATACAGACATAGATTCTCAGGACTGTCTATAGAAACCACCGACCAGGACTGCTCATAACACAATAAGATCTACTGTGTCATCTCAGCCTTGGGGTTTCCATCAGATCTACTTGGTGGAGGATTCAAGGGCAAGTTCACCGTTCCATAGAATACGATATGTCATTGAGACATATCAGGAGATCTCATTAGTTGGGGTTCCTGAGATGAGATCTCCACTGATGTCTAGACTGAAGGGTTCCACAAAGCTCTTCCAAGCTGGAGATCTCTGGGCCTTCAAGATACTTCAAGAGGGTGGTGCTAACATTGAACTGCATGGGGCCAGAGGCCTAACTAGAAGCTCCTAGGCaccagtgcaaaatctgtaacggcCCCTACCAACCATGTATCATTGATTATGCTCAAGTCTTTTTATGTAGCTGAGGGTCCCCTCAGGCACCCACTAGGACCTGGTGCTACCTTTGCATCACCTAAAGCTACGCCCATGCATGGGACTGTATCTTTTACCTTGAAGAAACCAATCACAGTATGTTCATGAGATTTGATGAACTCCTCAGCGGCTGATACTGTCTCAACCACCACGGCTGCGGGTTCCATCCTCCTCA
Protein-coding regions in this window:
- the PDIA2 gene encoding protein disulfide-isomerase A2, whose product is MRWSHLLLGLLLAFCVKAEDSTNATSAESSESSSEEKTDDLLEEENVLVLHKNNFDNALRTYKYLLVEFYAPWCGHCKELAPKYSKAAEDLKEQTSEARLAKVDATEDKDLANEFGVNGYPTLKFFQNGNRTGHIDYGGRRDTEGFVRWMLRRMEPAAVVVETVSAAEEFIKSHEHTVIGFFKDPEDADLKIFNEVASNTEDFNFAIAHKEEILKKYGVTKDSVIFFKSPEGKYEYKGDEDLGFDKEELVRFLMVNSMDLVTEYNDQTSEKIFAAKIPNHLLLFINKTIEDQLQLLENFRQAAPDFKGKILFVVINSDGPHSGVLEYFGLTNADIPTIRLINIEQVKKFIFNNDIITAETVKEFCQAVLDGKLKQNLLSEEIPEDWDKKPVKVLVGKNFENVAYDETKNVFVEFYAPWCTHCKELEPIWEELGEKYKDHENVIIAKIDGTANEIDGLRVRGYPNLRFFPAGPGRKMIEYTKNRTLELFTKFIDSGGELPVDEEEKIIEDLKADQQKDIKVEDDTPEKSKDEL